The following are encoded in a window of Saccharothrix longispora genomic DNA:
- a CDS encoding helix-turn-helix domain-containing protein: MVPHDTGPAGRTRPARTDLSPDDLDVYRALLDGSGTAAELGHRLGVGARRLGPVLRKLVDLELATRVEGRPVRFGAVAPEVAFGGLLVRKQRELEEVRLLRAELRERHRRAVGGADPDRLLEVVRGADAIARRASRLVRSARHEVRFVDKPPHDRPPGVPRTASRELLDRGVRFRGVYDRACLERYAPDGVPGPVLPPGEEARVVPDAPLKMILVDRHLGLVPLDSTAPEPVTALVVRPCALLDALGALFEGLWSQALPLSAHDHGSLSAQDARLLALLATGMPDRGIAKQLGLSYRTFQRRLHDLMRALGAQTRFQAGVRAAAKGWVRVAPPDDAPG, from the coding sequence GTGGTTCCGCACGACACCGGACCGGCCGGGCGCACGCGCCCCGCGCGCACCGACCTCAGCCCCGACGACCTCGACGTCTACCGGGCCCTGCTGGACGGCTCCGGCACGGCGGCCGAACTCGGCCACCGGCTCGGCGTCGGCGCGCGGCGGCTCGGCCCGGTGCTGCGCAAACTCGTCGACCTGGAGCTGGCCACCCGCGTCGAGGGCCGGCCGGTGCGGTTCGGCGCGGTCGCGCCCGAGGTCGCGTTCGGCGGCCTGCTCGTGCGCAAGCAGCGCGAGCTGGAGGAGGTGCGCCTGCTGCGCGCCGAGTTGCGGGAGCGCCACCGGCGCGCGGTGGGCGGCGCGGACCCGGATCGGCTGCTGGAGGTGGTGCGCGGCGCGGACGCGATCGCCCGTCGCGCGAGCCGGTTGGTGCGCTCGGCGCGCCACGAGGTGCGGTTCGTCGACAAACCGCCCCACGACCGGCCGCCCGGCGTGCCGCGGACCGCGTCACGGGAGCTGCTGGACCGCGGCGTGCGCTTCCGCGGCGTCTACGACCGCGCGTGCCTGGAGCGGTACGCGCCGGACGGCGTGCCGGGACCGGTCCTGCCGCCGGGCGAGGAGGCGCGGGTCGTGCCCGACGCGCCGCTGAAGATGATCCTGGTCGACCGCCACCTCGGCCTCGTCCCACTGGATTCGACGGCGCCCGAGCCGGTCACCGCGCTCGTCGTGCGCCCCTGCGCGCTGCTCGACGCGCTGGGCGCGCTGTTCGAGGGCCTGTGGTCGCAGGCGCTGCCGCTCTCCGCGCACGACCACGGGTCGCTGTCCGCGCAGGACGCCCGGCTGCTCGCGCTGCTCGCCACCGGCATGCCGGACCGCGGCATCGCCAAGCAGCTGGGGTTGAGCTACCGCACGTTCCAGCGCCGCCTGCACGACCTGATGCGCGCACTGGGCGCGCAGACCCGCTTCCAGGCGGGGGTGCGGGCCGCGGCGAAGGGCTGGGTGCGGGTGGCGCCGCCCGACGACGCCCCGGGGTGA
- a CDS encoding ABC transporter ATP-binding protein, translated as MVLPGSGEKPTGKPVDDNRRRAVLLVLRLYGRELRRHRLTGALALVLPALGNTCLLYLAPLTVGALAGHLAEGGGSGLATVLPYVFAFAGLMLFAELLWRVGVHCLNRTDARGIENLSVYAMDALLAKDAAFFHDNFAGSLTKRVLGFASRFEEFVDTVAFKVVANLVPLTFACVVLWSYDPLLVAVLLGLILVTGFVITPLIRRRQRLVAEREASFALVSGRVADTLVNMETVRAFAAERREGVEHRDRAAGHRVLALRSWDYGNLRIDTVVAPLSVLTNALGLAVAVGVSGGLGVEAIVVTFAYYTNATRIMFEFNQIYRRFESALTEAAQFTELLLDPPTVLDPEHPEPLRVKDSGVRFEHVVFAHEGGRPLFTGLDLDVPAGTRIGLVGRSGGGKTTLGRLLLRLMDLDSGRILVGGQDIARLRQADLRSLIAYVPQDPAMFHRTLRENIAFARPGATEAEIRRAAEAAHVTEFADALPLGFDTMVGERGVKLSGGQRQRVALARAILRDAPILLLDEATSALDSESEVLVQEALWRLMEGRTALVAAHRLSTVVRMDRLVVLDRGRIAEQGTHAELLDADGAYARLWHHQSGGFLDDVTPRGDAVAPEGARTFRA; from the coding sequence ATGGTCTTACCGGGTTCTGGAGAGAAGCCCACCGGAAAACCCGTCGACGACAACCGCAGGAGGGCGGTCCTGCTCGTCCTGCGCCTCTACGGCCGGGAACTGCGCAGGCACCGCCTCACCGGCGCACTCGCGCTCGTGCTGCCCGCGCTGGGCAACACCTGCCTGCTCTACCTCGCGCCGCTCACGGTCGGCGCCCTCGCGGGCCACCTCGCGGAGGGGGGCGGCAGCGGCCTCGCCACCGTGCTGCCGTACGTGTTCGCGTTCGCCGGCCTCATGCTGTTCGCCGAACTGCTGTGGCGCGTCGGCGTCCACTGCCTCAACCGCACGGACGCCCGCGGCATCGAGAACCTGTCCGTGTACGCGATGGACGCCCTGCTCGCCAAGGACGCGGCGTTCTTCCACGACAACTTCGCCGGGTCGCTCACCAAGAGGGTGCTCGGCTTCGCGTCCCGCTTCGAGGAGTTCGTGGACACGGTGGCGTTCAAGGTCGTCGCCAACCTGGTGCCGCTGACCTTCGCGTGCGTGGTGCTGTGGTCCTACGACCCGCTGCTGGTCGCGGTGCTGCTCGGCCTGATCCTCGTCACCGGGTTCGTGATCACGCCGCTCATCCGCCGCCGGCAGCGGCTGGTCGCGGAGCGCGAGGCGTCGTTCGCCCTGGTGTCCGGCCGCGTCGCCGACACGCTCGTGAACATGGAGACGGTGCGGGCGTTCGCCGCCGAGCGGCGCGAGGGCGTCGAGCACCGCGACCGCGCCGCCGGGCACCGGGTGCTGGCGCTGCGGTCGTGGGACTACGGCAACCTGCGCATCGACACCGTCGTCGCGCCGCTGTCCGTGCTCACCAACGCGCTGGGACTCGCCGTCGCGGTGGGCGTCAGCGGCGGGCTCGGCGTGGAGGCGATCGTGGTGACGTTCGCCTACTACACCAACGCCACGCGGATCATGTTCGAGTTCAACCAGATCTACCGGCGCTTCGAGAGCGCCCTGACCGAGGCCGCCCAGTTCACCGAACTGCTGCTCGACCCGCCCACCGTGCTGGACCCGGAGCACCCGGAACCGTTGCGCGTCAAGGACTCCGGTGTCCGGTTCGAGCACGTGGTGTTCGCGCACGAAGGGGGCCGGCCGCTGTTCACCGGGCTGGACCTGGACGTCCCGGCGGGGACGCGGATCGGGTTGGTGGGGCGCTCCGGCGGCGGCAAGACGACGTTGGGGCGGCTGCTGCTGCGGTTGATGGACCTCGACTCCGGGCGCATCCTCGTCGGCGGTCAGGACATCGCGCGGCTGCGCCAAGCCGACCTGCGGAGCCTGATCGCGTACGTGCCGCAGGACCCCGCCATGTTCCACCGGACGCTGCGCGAGAACATCGCCTTCGCCCGGCCGGGCGCGACCGAGGCCGAGATCCGCCGCGCCGCCGAGGCCGCCCACGTGACGGAGTTCGCCGACGCGCTGCCGCTCGGGTTCGACACGATGGTCGGCGAACGCGGCGTCAAGCTGTCCGGCGGGCAGCGGCAACGGGTCGCGCTGGCCCGCGCGATCCTGCGCGACGCGCCGATCCTGCTGCTCGACGAGGCGACGAGCGCACTGGACTCGGAGAGCGAGGTGCTGGTCCAGGAGGCGTTGTGGCGGCTGATGGAGGGGCGGACCGCGCTCGTCGCCGCACACCGGCTGAGCACCGTGGTGCGGATGGACCGGCTGGTCGTCCTCGACCGGGGCCGCATCGCCGAGCAGGGCACGCACGCCGAGCTGCTCGACGCGGACGGGGCGTACGCGAGGCTGTGGCACCACCAGTCCGGGGGCTTCCTCGACGACGTGACGCCCCGCGGTGACGCGGTCGCCCCCGAGGGCGCGAGGACCTTCCGGGCGTGA
- a CDS encoding sensor histidine kinase has product MRFSLTPIRLDVLLALVLTWLTLDTVVSRADGQAQFWEYVLAALTAAPIALRQRAPVATVVVMLAAFAAFNRLGSDLIPNSGIGLLVGVFTVATLRSRVVTAAVVAATLCIVVAAVLGIDDIAWSEAAQTVMVVLGVWVLGEGTRRWAERAERAAESAARAVAEERVRIARELHDVVAHHMSVISLQAGLASYVLDTDLATARKAIDTVGRTSREALTEMRRLLDVLRVDQDGDYRPQPGLSDLDELVDRARDAGLTVEVRVTGDTRPLPPGPDLCAYRVAQESLTNVLKHAAAARALVELDYGQQTLTLKVTDDGATAAPHRVPVTSHGIRGMRERAELYGGVLTAGPRAGGGFGVVLRLPLEDSQSEDSQLEDARPEQAQPEQAQPEEFRPGGDR; this is encoded by the coding sequence GTGCGGTTCTCGCTGACCCCGATCCGGCTCGACGTCCTGCTGGCCCTGGTGCTGACCTGGCTCACCCTCGACACGGTGGTCAGCCGGGCGGACGGGCAGGCGCAGTTCTGGGAGTACGTGCTGGCGGCCCTCACGGCGGCGCCGATCGCGCTGCGCCAGCGCGCGCCCGTGGCGACGGTGGTGGTGATGCTCGCCGCGTTCGCCGCCTTCAACCGGCTCGGCAGCGACCTGATCCCCAACTCGGGCATCGGACTGCTGGTGGGCGTGTTCACGGTGGCCACGCTGCGGTCCAGGGTGGTGACGGCGGCGGTGGTCGCGGCGACGCTGTGCATCGTCGTGGCGGCGGTGCTGGGCATCGACGACATCGCCTGGTCGGAGGCGGCGCAGACGGTGATGGTGGTGCTCGGCGTGTGGGTGCTGGGCGAGGGCACGCGCCGGTGGGCCGAGCGGGCCGAGCGGGCGGCCGAGTCGGCGGCGCGGGCGGTGGCCGAGGAACGGGTGCGGATCGCGCGCGAGCTGCACGACGTGGTCGCCCACCACATGTCGGTGATCTCGCTCCAGGCCGGTCTGGCCTCCTACGTGCTGGACACCGACCTGGCGACCGCGCGCAAGGCCATCGACACGGTCGGCCGGACGAGCCGCGAGGCGCTCACCGAGATGCGCCGGCTGCTCGACGTGCTGCGGGTCGACCAGGACGGGGACTACCGACCCCAACCGGGTCTGTCCGACCTGGACGAACTGGTCGACCGGGCCCGCGACGCCGGACTGACCGTCGAGGTGCGGGTCACCGGCGACACGCGCCCGCTGCCACCGGGACCGGACCTGTGCGCGTACCGGGTGGCCCAGGAGTCGCTGACGAACGTGCTCAAGCACGCCGCCGCGGCCCGCGCCCTGGTCGAGCTGGACTACGGGCAGCAGACCCTGACGCTGAAGGTGACGGACGACGGCGCGACCGCCGCGCCGCACCGGGTGCCGGTGACCTCGCACGGCATTCGGGGCATGCGCGAGCGCGCCGAGCTGTACGGTGGGGTGCTCACCGCCGGACCGCGCGCCGGGGGCGGGTTCGGCGTCGTGCTGCGGCTCCCCCTGGAGGACTCGCAGTCGGAGGATTCGCAGCTGGAGGACGCCCGGCCGGAGCAAGCCCAGCCGGAGCAAGCCCAGCCGGAGGAGTTCCGCCCGGGAGGTGACCGGTGA
- a CDS encoding response regulator transcription factor has translation MTVRVLVADDQALIRAGLVALFTAAPGFEVVGEAADGAQAVALTAATSPDVVLMDIRMPVLDGIAATRRILADAGEDPPRVVVLTTFDLPEYVYTALGEGAAGFLVKDTPPERIISAVRTVAAGDILIAPHITHRLIETYAQHHRATSVGAPQLARLTARETEVLRLVGNGLTNAQIAQRLVLSEATVKTHVKRMMGKLALSSRAQAVVVAYETGLIVPGPGRPGSGG, from the coding sequence GTGACCGTCCGCGTGCTCGTCGCCGACGACCAGGCGCTGATCAGGGCCGGCCTGGTCGCGCTGTTCACCGCCGCGCCCGGGTTCGAGGTCGTGGGCGAGGCCGCCGACGGCGCGCAGGCCGTGGCGCTGACCGCGGCCACCTCCCCGGACGTGGTGCTGATGGACATCCGGATGCCGGTGCTGGACGGCATCGCCGCCACCCGCCGCATCCTGGCCGACGCGGGGGAGGACCCGCCGCGCGTGGTGGTGCTGACCACGTTCGACCTGCCCGAGTACGTCTACACCGCGCTCGGCGAGGGCGCGGCGGGCTTCCTGGTCAAGGACACCCCGCCCGAGCGGATCATCTCGGCGGTCCGCACCGTCGCGGCGGGGGACATCCTCATCGCGCCGCACATCACGCACCGCCTCATCGAGACCTACGCCCAGCACCACCGGGCCACGTCCGTCGGCGCGCCGCAGCTCGCCCGGCTCACCGCGCGGGAGACCGAGGTGCTGCGCCTGGTCGGCAACGGCCTGACCAACGCCCAGATCGCGCAGCGCCTCGTGCTCAGCGAGGCCACGGTGAAGACGCACGTCAAGCGGATGATGGGCAAGCTGGCCCTGTCCAGCCGCGCGCAGGCCGTCGTGGTCGCCTACGAGACCGGCCTGATCGTGCCCGGGCCGGGGAGACCCGGGTCCGGCGGGTGA
- a CDS encoding ABC transporter permease, which yields MNFWEFLVDRWNRLLVEALLHVSAVVQCALLAALIGVAIGVAVYRSPLGSAAATALTSAILTIPSFALLGLLIPVLGLGVKPTVVALVLYGLLPVVRNTIVGLGGVDHAVRDAARGIGMSRFGVLTRVELRLAWPAILTGTRVATQMLMGIAAIAAYARGPGLGVEIFAGLTRAGSANATNQAIAGTLGIVVLALVLDGIFALIGRYTVSRGIRGQ from the coding sequence GTGAACTTCTGGGAGTTCCTGGTCGACCGGTGGAACCGGTTGCTGGTCGAAGCTCTGCTGCACGTCAGCGCGGTGGTGCAGTGCGCCCTGCTGGCCGCGCTGATAGGCGTGGCGATCGGGGTGGCGGTGTACCGCAGCCCGCTCGGCTCGGCCGCCGCGACGGCGCTCACCAGCGCGATCCTCACCATCCCGTCGTTCGCCCTGCTGGGCCTGCTGATCCCGGTGCTGGGCCTCGGCGTGAAGCCGACCGTGGTGGCGCTCGTGCTGTACGGGCTGCTGCCCGTGGTGCGGAACACCATCGTCGGCCTGGGAGGCGTGGACCACGCGGTGCGCGACGCGGCGCGGGGCATCGGGATGAGCCGGTTCGGCGTGCTGACCAGGGTCGAGCTGCGGCTGGCGTGGCCCGCGATCCTCACCGGGACGCGGGTCGCCACGCAGATGCTGATGGGCATCGCCGCCATCGCCGCCTACGCCCGCGGGCCGGGTCTGGGCGTGGAGATCTTCGCCGGCCTGACCAGGGCGGGCAGCGCGAACGCGACCAACCAGGCGATCGCCGGGACCCTCGGGATCGTCGTCCTGGCGCTGGTCCTGGACGGGATCTTCGCGCTGATCGGCCGTTACACCGTCTCCAGGGGGATTCGTGGCCAGTGA
- a CDS encoding ABC transporter ATP-binding protein, with translation MASEIELVDVTKRYPDVKAPAVESFSLTVPAGETVVFVGPSGCGKTTTMRMINRLIEPTSGRITIDGRDTLSLDPDELRRGIGYAIQQAGLFPHLTVGQNVGTVPGLLGWSRSRVSERVDEMLDLVGLDPADYRDRYPRQLSGGQQQRVGVARALAADPPVLLMDEPFGAVDPITRGNLQDELMRLQAELRKTIVFVTHDFDEAVKLGDRIAVLGPRSTVLQYDTPEAILANPADDTVAGFVGAGASLKQLRLRRVRELELSQAVTASVHDEPAEVGRRLAGSPNRYALLLDGRNRPVSWVHAGNPGQPQPVGASVSLQSTLQDALEAILIEGGAAVVTGARGEYVGLVEMDAVIGTVQKLRDEHAVDGEAADRVGVET, from the coding sequence GTGGCCAGTGAGATCGAGCTCGTCGACGTGACGAAGCGCTACCCCGATGTGAAGGCGCCCGCGGTGGAGTCGTTCAGCCTGACCGTCCCGGCGGGCGAGACCGTGGTGTTCGTCGGGCCGTCCGGGTGCGGCAAGACCACCACCATGCGCATGATCAACCGGTTGATCGAGCCGACGTCCGGCCGGATCACCATCGACGGTCGGGACACGCTGTCGCTGGACCCGGACGAGCTGCGCCGCGGCATCGGGTACGCCATCCAGCAGGCCGGGCTGTTCCCGCACCTGACCGTCGGCCAGAACGTCGGCACGGTGCCGGGCCTGCTGGGCTGGAGCCGGTCGAGGGTGTCGGAGCGGGTGGACGAGATGCTCGACCTGGTCGGGCTCGACCCGGCCGACTACCGCGACCGCTACCCGCGTCAGCTCTCGGGCGGTCAGCAGCAGCGCGTCGGGGTGGCCCGCGCGCTGGCCGCCGACCCGCCCGTGCTGCTGATGGACGAGCCGTTCGGCGCCGTGGACCCGATCACCCGGGGCAACCTCCAGGACGAGCTGATGCGGCTCCAGGCCGAGCTGCGCAAGACGATCGTCTTCGTCACGCACGACTTCGACGAGGCGGTGAAGCTCGGCGACCGGATCGCGGTGCTCGGGCCGCGCTCGACGGTGCTCCAGTACGACACGCCGGAGGCGATCCTGGCGAACCCGGCCGACGACACGGTCGCCGGGTTCGTCGGCGCGGGCGCGTCGCTCAAGCAGTTGCGGCTGCGGCGGGTCCGCGAGCTGGAGCTGAGCCAGGCGGTGACGGCGTCGGTGCACGACGAGCCGGCCGAGGTGGGCCGCAGGCTGGCCGGGTCGCCGAACCGGTACGCGCTGCTGCTGGACGGCCGCAACCGGCCGGTGAGCTGGGTGCACGCGGGCAACCCGGGGCAGCCGCAGCCGGTGGGCGCCTCCGTGTCGTTGCAGTCGACGTTGCAGGACGCGCTGGAGGCCATCCTGATCGAGGGCGGCGCGGCGGTCGTCACGGGCGCGCGCGGCGAGTACGTCGGGCTGGTGGAGATGGACGCCGTGATCGGCACCGTGCAGAAGCTGCGCGACGAGCACGCCGTCGACGGCGAGGCGGCCGACCGCGTGGGGGTGGAGACGTGA
- a CDS encoding ABC transporter permease, translated as MTTAVASRQRAERLRLLIQPLAVVALVGGVLTWAFTRDLDSIEQASINVPTLASATWDHLVISVVVTALVLVVAVPLGVVLTRRWARRAAPVFLGVATIGQASPAIGILVLFFLVSGLEGLWAAVLPIAFYTLLPVLRNTMVGLQGVDPALVDAGRGIGMSAGAVLRRIELPLAVPLILAGLRTALVHAVGVATLAVFVNGGGLGLLIDTGYKLSRVTVLVTGAVLAVGLALLVDWLGAVAETYLGPKGLR; from the coding sequence GTGACGACCGCGGTCGCCTCGCGGCAGCGGGCCGAGCGGCTCCGCCTGCTGATCCAGCCGCTGGCCGTCGTCGCGCTCGTCGGCGGTGTGCTGACCTGGGCGTTCACCCGCGACCTCGACTCGATCGAGCAGGCGAGCATCAACGTGCCGACGCTGGCGTCCGCGACCTGGGACCACCTGGTGATCAGCGTCGTGGTGACCGCGCTGGTGCTGGTGGTGGCCGTGCCGCTGGGCGTCGTGCTGACCCGGCGGTGGGCGCGGCGCGCGGCGCCGGTGTTCCTGGGCGTCGCCACGATCGGCCAGGCGTCACCCGCCATCGGCATCCTCGTGCTGTTCTTCCTGGTCTCGGGCCTGGAGGGGTTGTGGGCGGCGGTGCTGCCGATCGCCTTCTACACGCTGTTGCCCGTGCTGCGGAACACGATGGTCGGCCTCCAGGGCGTGGACCCGGCGCTGGTGGACGCGGGGCGCGGCATCGGCATGTCCGCCGGCGCGGTGCTGCGGCGGATCGAGCTGCCGCTGGCCGTGCCGCTGATCCTGGCCGGCCTGCGCACCGCGCTGGTGCACGCCGTCGGCGTCGCCACGCTGGCGGTGTTCGTCAACGGCGGCGGCCTCGGCCTGCTGATCGACACCGGTTACAAGCTCTCGCGGGTGACCGTGCTGGTCACCGGGGCGGTGCTGGCCGTCGGGCTCGCGCTGCTGGTGGACTGGCTCGGCGCGGTCGCCGAGACCTACCTGGGACCGAAGGGATTGCGATGA
- a CDS encoding glycine betaine ABC transporter substrate-binding protein, producing the protein MRARFAGVALVATTLLASGCGLESSFALPFEVAPGSIRPVPELAGVEVAVGSKDFTENQVLGYLAEVALVAAGAEVRDMTNIQGSNSARQALITGDVDLSWDYTGTGWISYLGNTEPIPDERGQYEAVRDADLERNGLRWLEYSEVNNTYAFAVTEEFARTHGLRTTSDMAALIAREPDKGVFCLETEFVSRNDGFPGVAAAYGFDPGAVEVKTFGTGTIYSATSTGLCNFGEVFTTDGRIVALNLVALEDDKKFFPQYNAAIVLREEFHRAHPQVAEVMAPIVGKLDNETVLALNAEVDVDGRDPAIVARDWLVREGFVTLPTS; encoded by the coding sequence ATGAGGGCGCGGTTCGCCGGGGTCGCGCTCGTCGCGACGACCCTGCTGGCCTCGGGCTGCGGCCTGGAGTCGTCGTTCGCGCTGCCGTTCGAGGTGGCGCCCGGATCGATCCGGCCGGTGCCGGAACTGGCCGGGGTGGAGGTGGCGGTGGGGTCGAAGGACTTCACCGAGAACCAGGTCCTCGGCTACCTCGCCGAGGTGGCCCTGGTCGCCGCCGGGGCCGAGGTGCGGGACATGACCAACATCCAGGGCTCCAACAGCGCGCGCCAGGCCTTGATCACCGGCGACGTCGACCTGTCGTGGGACTACACCGGGACGGGGTGGATCAGCTACCTGGGCAACACCGAGCCGATCCCCGACGAACGGGGCCAGTACGAGGCGGTGCGCGACGCCGACCTGGAGCGCAACGGCCTGCGCTGGCTGGAGTACTCCGAGGTCAACAACACGTACGCGTTCGCCGTCACCGAGGAGTTCGCCCGCACCCACGGGCTGCGCACCACCTCCGACATGGCCGCGCTGATCGCCCGTGAACCGGACAAGGGCGTGTTCTGCCTGGAGACGGAGTTCGTCAGCCGCAACGACGGGTTCCCGGGCGTGGCGGCGGCCTACGGCTTCGACCCGGGAGCGGTGGAGGTCAAGACGTTCGGCACCGGCACGATCTACTCCGCCACGTCGACCGGCCTGTGCAACTTCGGCGAGGTGTTCACCACCGACGGCCGCATCGTGGCGCTGAACCTGGTCGCCCTGGAGGACGACAAGAAGTTCTTCCCCCAGTACAACGCGGCGATCGTGCTGCGCGAGGAGTTCCACCGGGCGCACCCGCAGGTCGCGGAGGTGATGGCGCCGATCGTCGGGAAGCTCGACAACGAGACGGTCCTCGCGCTCAACGCCGAGGTGGACGTCGACGGCCGCGACCCGGCGATCGTCGCCCGCGACTGGCTGGTGCGCGAGGGGTTCGTGACGCTGCCGACGTCGTGA
- a CDS encoding alpha/beta fold hydrolase, producing the protein MPPMTTGFTEQRVTVADDVSLHVAVGGSGSPVVLLHGFPQTHLMWRHVAADLAADHTVIVPDLRGYGASDKPADPDGHAYSKRTMGRDVVALARALGHERFALAGHDRGALVAIRTGLDHPEAVTHLASLDVLPTLDTWDVMRGTSAAVGFHLYLMAQPPGLPEAMIAGAADEFFGHFLDVWATDPDAIPADVRAEYLRASREAIPSIVADYRASAGVDVAHDRADLESGAVLRMPVTVLQQDWGTALGFDAAARWRAWAPDLDHRTVTCGHFMAEEAPADVVKALRDLLAR; encoded by the coding sequence ATGCCCCCCATGACCACCGGGTTCACCGAGCAGCGCGTCACCGTCGCCGACGACGTGTCGCTGCACGTCGCCGTCGGCGGCTCGGGCAGTCCCGTCGTGCTGCTGCACGGCTTCCCGCAGACCCACCTGATGTGGCGGCACGTCGCCGCAGACCTGGCCGCCGACCACACCGTGATCGTTCCCGACCTGCGCGGTTACGGGGCGAGCGACAAGCCCGCCGACCCGGACGGCCACGCGTACTCGAAGCGCACGATGGGCCGGGACGTGGTGGCGCTGGCCCGTGCGCTCGGGCACGAGCGGTTCGCGCTGGCCGGGCACGACCGTGGCGCGCTGGTCGCGATCCGGACCGGCCTCGACCACCCGGAGGCGGTCACCCACCTGGCGTCGCTGGACGTGCTGCCGACGCTGGACACGTGGGACGTGATGCGCGGCACGAGCGCGGCGGTCGGCTTCCACCTCTACCTGATGGCGCAGCCGCCCGGCCTGCCGGAGGCGATGATCGCCGGCGCGGCGGACGAGTTCTTCGGCCACTTCCTCGACGTCTGGGCCACCGACCCGGACGCGATCCCGGCGGACGTGCGGGCCGAGTACCTGCGGGCCTCGCGCGAGGCGATCCCGTCGATCGTGGCGGACTACCGCGCGTCGGCGGGCGTCGACGTGGCGCACGACCGGGCGGACCTGGAGTCGGGCGCGGTGCTGCGGATGCCGGTGACCGTGCTCCAGCAGGACTGGGGCACGGCCCTCGGTTTCGACGCCGCCGCCCGGTGGCGGGCGTGGGCGCCGGACCTCGACCACCGGACCGTGACGTGCGGGCACTTCATGGCCGAGGAGGCCCCGGCGGACGTGGTGAAGGCGTTGCGGGACCTGCTGGCGAGGTAG